The following coding sequences lie in one Micromonospora sp. R77 genomic window:
- a CDS encoding precorrin-4 C11-methyltransferase: MSEGHPVTENAPTSVPQDACPGWCRGCGPNDPMHRGFIATIGRERTGWVSLQLLIDRFARRDLAVKLDATRYGATQTVLLSAAQLDRLVDELTRAREVMRAPVSRRPRTGEAR; encoded by the coding sequence ATGAGTGAGGGCCATCCCGTGACCGAAAATGCTCCGACATCGGTCCCGCAGGACGCCTGCCCGGGATGGTGCCGGGGCTGCGGACCGAACGACCCGATGCACCGCGGCTTCATCGCCACCATTGGCCGGGAGCGGACCGGCTGGGTCAGCCTTCAGCTCCTCATCGACCGGTTCGCGCGTCGGGACCTGGCCGTCAAGCTCGACGCAACCCGCTACGGCGCGACGCAAACCGTGCTTCTGTCGGCCGCGCAGCTCGACCGGCTGGTTGACGAGCTGACGCGCGCCCGTGAGGTGATGCGGGCACCGGTCAGCCGGCGTCCTCGGACGGGGGAGGCGCGATGA
- a CDS encoding type ISP restriction/modification enzyme: MRDTERQVRPDYGVSVGGAITGYVEIKAPGKSIDPTGLRGHDRVQWERQRDLPNLLYTNGTEWRLYRDRELVDAPVRFTGDLDSGSVTAPPAFEKLLTEFLKWRPAPITSVGALVRAVAPLTRLLRGEVLDQLAAERKAIRGGAEREVQPFLGLAQDWRRMLFPQADDETFADGYAQTVTFALLLARTNSITVTGQSLHTIGDKLRAEHSLMGRALQLLTDDLVADFKVTLDLLARVVDAVDWPRVRRGQRNTYLHLYEHFLDEYDPDLRKASGSYYTPVELVEQMVRLTETVLVSRLDKRRGFADPDVLTVDPAMGTGTYLQTILERIAKVAEAHDGPGAVAGAVSLAAERVVGFELQMGPYAVAELRAADLLASHKASAPPGGMKLFVTNTLDDPHASDVQLGGGMQLIARSRRKANEIKARANVTVVIGNPPYAELANGDGGWVENGTTGLDSKRRASAPLEDWYAPGTGRFKAKLKNLYVYFWRWATWKVWESTRDQVDGDAGVICFVTTSGYLSGPAFTGMREYLRRYASEGWIIDLTPEGQTPDIPTRIFPGVRQPLAIGIFVRTADATRDKPALIHHRSLTGRREDKLAALAEVQLDDDGWRDCRTEWEAPLTPAATSSWDTYPALDDLMPWYSPGLFPTRTWVYAPSPEILRRRWAMLVSETDRERKAELFKEGRDANLIKVKPRLPGDDTHPNPSIPVVDEVELTAALVRIGYRAFDRQWVLADPRLMDMPRRDLWSARVPGQVFAVEQHRKVIQSGPALVFTSLMPDFDHFKGSEGGRTLPYLHPGGNPNLAPGLLAALAERLDVEVAAADVLAYIAGITAHPAFTATFTDELTTPGVRVPITTDPSLWRTAVELGRQVLWLHTYGEAFTGPERPADSVRYPAGDSRQPLSLAPVTAGPDTISYGPQRQVIAVGEGEFGPVGADVWGYAVGGRNIIKSWFNYRKREPGGRRGSPLDDVHVDAWEPSWTSEFIDLLTVLTRLVELEATQAELLAAVLAGDVINREQLAATGVRWPAGPADRKPVFSLSSNQHEASGDGVARLL; this comes from the coding sequence GTGCGCGACACCGAACGGCAGGTCCGGCCGGACTACGGCGTCAGCGTCGGCGGCGCGATCACCGGATACGTGGAGATCAAGGCACCTGGCAAGAGCATCGATCCGACTGGACTGCGCGGCCATGATCGGGTGCAGTGGGAGCGCCAACGCGACCTGCCGAACCTGCTCTACACCAACGGCACGGAATGGCGGCTCTACCGCGATCGGGAGCTGGTCGACGCGCCGGTACGGTTCACCGGCGACCTCGACAGCGGCAGTGTCACCGCCCCGCCGGCTTTCGAGAAGCTGCTCACGGAGTTCCTGAAGTGGCGGCCGGCACCGATCACGAGTGTCGGAGCGCTGGTGCGCGCTGTCGCTCCGCTCACACGGCTACTGCGCGGAGAGGTCCTAGACCAGCTCGCCGCCGAGAGGAAGGCGATCCGGGGAGGGGCCGAGCGGGAGGTTCAGCCGTTCCTGGGACTGGCGCAGGACTGGCGACGGATGCTGTTCCCGCAGGCCGACGACGAGACCTTCGCCGACGGGTACGCGCAGACGGTGACGTTCGCGCTGCTGCTGGCCCGCACCAACTCGATCACCGTCACAGGGCAATCACTGCACACCATTGGCGACAAGCTCCGTGCCGAGCACTCGCTGATGGGCCGAGCGTTGCAGCTCCTCACCGACGACCTTGTCGCCGACTTCAAGGTCACACTCGACCTGCTCGCCCGGGTCGTTGATGCCGTCGACTGGCCCAGGGTGCGAAGGGGCCAGCGGAACACCTACCTACACCTGTATGAACACTTCTTGGACGAGTACGACCCTGACCTGCGGAAGGCATCCGGGTCGTACTACACCCCAGTCGAGCTGGTCGAGCAGATGGTCCGGCTGACCGAGACCGTCCTCGTCTCCCGGCTGGACAAGCGACGGGGCTTCGCCGATCCTGACGTGCTCACCGTCGACCCGGCGATGGGTACCGGCACCTATCTGCAAACCATTCTTGAGCGGATCGCCAAGGTCGCAGAAGCCCACGACGGGCCGGGGGCAGTCGCCGGCGCAGTCAGCCTGGCTGCCGAGCGAGTAGTCGGCTTTGAGCTTCAGATGGGTCCGTACGCGGTGGCCGAGCTGCGCGCCGCGGACCTGCTCGCGTCCCACAAAGCGTCCGCTCCGCCCGGAGGGATGAAACTCTTCGTCACCAACACGCTGGACGACCCCCACGCCAGTGACGTCCAGCTCGGCGGAGGGATGCAGCTCATCGCTCGCTCCCGTCGCAAGGCCAACGAAATCAAGGCTCGCGCCAACGTCACCGTAGTCATCGGCAACCCCCCATACGCGGAACTTGCCAACGGCGATGGCGGCTGGGTGGAGAACGGCACGACCGGCCTCGACAGCAAGCGTCGCGCTTCCGCGCCCCTAGAGGATTGGTACGCCCCGGGGACCGGACGGTTCAAGGCGAAGCTGAAGAACCTCTACGTCTACTTCTGGCGCTGGGCTACCTGGAAGGTATGGGAGTCGACCCGCGACCAGGTCGACGGCGACGCCGGAGTGATCTGCTTCGTCACCACCTCCGGCTACCTGTCCGGTCCGGCCTTCACCGGCATGCGCGAATACCTGCGCCGCTACGCCTCCGAAGGCTGGATCATCGACCTCACGCCCGAGGGACAGACCCCAGACATCCCAACCCGCATCTTCCCCGGCGTCCGACAACCGCTCGCTATCGGCATCTTCGTCCGAACCGCCGATGCCACCCGCGACAAGCCCGCACTGATCCATCACCGCAGCCTGACCGGCCGCAGAGAAGACAAACTAGCCGCCCTAGCCGAGGTGCAGCTCGACGACGACGGCTGGCGAGACTGCCGTACCGAGTGGGAGGCCCCCCTCACCCCGGCCGCCACGAGTAGCTGGGATACCTACCCCGCTCTTGACGACCTGATGCCCTGGTACTCCCCGGGGCTGTTCCCGACCCGCACATGGGTTTATGCGCCCAGCCCGGAGATCCTGAGGCGGCGGTGGGCGATGCTGGTCAGTGAGACGGACCGGGAGCGGAAGGCCGAACTATTCAAGGAAGGCCGTGACGCCAACCTCATAAAGGTGAAGCCTCGTCTGCCCGGCGACGACACTCACCCGAACCCCAGCATCCCGGTGGTTGATGAAGTCGAACTGACCGCCGCTCTCGTACGGATCGGCTACCGGGCCTTCGACCGGCAATGGGTGCTCGCCGACCCCCGCCTCATGGACATGCCCCGCCGCGACCTCTGGTCAGCCCGCGTACCGGGTCAGGTCTTCGCAGTCGAGCAGCATCGCAAGGTCATCCAGTCTGGCCCAGCCCTCGTATTCACCTCGCTGATGCCGGACTTCGACCACTTCAAAGGGTCAGAGGGTGGCCGGACCCTTCCGTACCTGCACCCAGGTGGCAATCCGAATCTCGCCCCTGGCCTCCTGGCGGCGCTCGCCGAAAGGCTCGATGTCGAGGTAGCCGCAGCTGACGTTCTCGCCTACATCGCCGGCATTACGGCTCATCCAGCGTTCACCGCCACCTTCACCGACGAACTCACCACGCCCGGCGTCCGAGTACCCATCACCACTGATCCCTCGCTGTGGCGCACTGCCGTCGAGCTCGGTCGTCAAGTTCTCTGGCTGCATACCTACGGTGAAGCGTTCACCGGCCCGGAACGGCCAGCCGACTCGGTTCGGTACCCCGCTGGTGATTCGCGGCAGCCCCTGTCACTGGCGCCGGTCACGGCAGGACCTGACACGATCAGCTATGGCCCACAGCGCCAGGTCATCGCTGTCGGCGAGGGTGAGTTCGGGCCGGTCGGGGCCGACGTGTGGGGCTACGCCGTAGGCGGCCGAAACATCATCAAATCTTGGTTCAACTACCGGAAGAGGGAGCCGGGTGGGCGGCGTGGGTCCCCACTCGACGACGTGCACGTCGACGCCTGGGAGCCGAGCTGGACCAGCGAGTTCATCGACCTACTAACCGTCCTGACCCGGCTCGTCGAGCTGGAAGCCACTCAAGCTGAACTCCTCGCCGCCGTCCTGGCCGGCGACGTCATCAACCGTGAACAGTTGGCCGCTACCGGCGTCCGATGGCCCGCCGGCCCGGCAGACCGCAAACCGGTGTTCAGTCTCAGCAGCAATCAACACGAGGCATCGGGCGATGGTGTCGCAAGGCTGCTCTAG
- a CDS encoding GntR family transcriptional regulator, translated as MPTPHYGQPRYRVIADELRRRIESGVILPGSLLPAESALTAEFRASRGTIRQAIAVLRDEGLVATEHGRGTYANPYRPENGPGEGPKVETRERQVAADPELAALFGVEVGEALVEQQNVTLMNGAVGAVIRTYRPPGATQ; from the coding sequence GTGCCCACCCCGCACTACGGCCAGCCCCGCTACCGCGTCATCGCCGACGAGCTGAGACGGCGCATCGAGAGCGGAGTCATCCTGCCGGGCAGCCTCTTGCCAGCGGAAAGCGCGCTTACCGCCGAGTTTCGGGCAAGTCGCGGAACAATTCGCCAGGCAATCGCCGTCTTGCGGGACGAGGGCTTGGTCGCGACCGAACACGGCCGCGGCACATACGCCAACCCATATCGCCCGGAGAACGGACCAGGCGAAGGCCCCAAGGTTGAAACACGAGAGCGCCAGGTAGCGGCCGATCCGGAGCTTGCAGCGCTCTTCGGTGTCGAGGTGGGTGAAGCCTTGGTCGAACAACAGAACGTCACTCTGATGAATGGAGCCGTCGGAGCCGTCATCAGGACCTATCGCCCACCTGGAGCGACGCAGTAG